A single Phycisphaerae bacterium DNA region contains:
- a CDS encoding TerC/Alx family metal homeostasis membrane protein, with product MTIWIWIAFIVLIIGFLALDLGVFNKTAHVISTNEALIWTALWVVLSLAFNVLIYEMYEQDWLGISSLDGTVESGKDAALEFFTGYLVEKSLSLDNIFVIAVIFSFFKVPAIHQHRVLFWGILGALVLRGLMIGLGTALVQSFAWINYVFGGILILTAVKMLLVGDEQVEPEKNPLVRLARRLFPISPGYEGHRFFTHIDGKRAITPLFLVLLVVESTDLLFAVDSIPAIFAVTNDPFIVFTSNVFAILGLRSLYFALSGIMDKFKYLKASLVFILAFVGVKMLLAHHHPIPIPFSLGVIVATLFVGVVASMLASHQATAPIIQQAAVVADATRKQIRRALIFLLGATVVLIGIAMIVLPGPAVVVIPAGLAILGTEFVWARRLFAKLKDASKRVTDSVGLTGSNSPKASDDSREKTGGS from the coding sequence ATGACCATCTGGATCTGGATCGCGTTCATCGTGTTGATCATCGGCTTCCTGGCCCTCGATCTGGGCGTCTTCAACAAGACCGCCCATGTGATCTCCACGAATGAAGCCTTGATCTGGACAGCCTTGTGGGTGGTCCTCTCCCTTGCATTCAATGTGCTGATCTACGAAATGTACGAGCAGGACTGGCTGGGTATCAGCTCGCTGGACGGCACGGTCGAATCGGGGAAGGATGCGGCGCTGGAGTTCTTCACCGGCTATCTTGTCGAGAAATCGCTGAGTCTCGACAACATCTTCGTCATTGCCGTGATCTTCAGTTTCTTCAAGGTGCCGGCGATCCATCAGCACCGCGTGCTTTTCTGGGGAATTCTGGGTGCATTGGTCTTGCGCGGTTTGATGATCGGGCTGGGCACGGCGCTGGTGCAGTCGTTCGCTTGGATCAACTACGTCTTTGGCGGCATTCTGATACTGACCGCCGTAAAGATGCTTCTTGTCGGCGATGAACAGGTGGAGCCGGAGAAGAACCCCCTCGTTCGCCTGGCGCGAAGGTTGTTTCCGATCAGCCCGGGTTATGAAGGCCACAGGTTTTTCACGCACATCGACGGGAAGCGAGCGATCACGCCATTGTTCCTTGTGTTGCTGGTCGTCGAGAGCACCGATCTCCTGTTCGCAGTAGACTCCATTCCGGCGATTTTTGCGGTCACTAACGACCCGTTCATTGTATTTACATCGAACGTCTTCGCGATTCTGGGGTTGCGCTCATTGTATTTCGCGTTATCCGGCATCATGGACAAATTCAAATACCTTAAGGCGAGCCTCGTGTTCATCCTTGCCTTTGTCGGCGTGAAGATGCTCCTTGCCCATCACCATCCGATCCCGATCCCGTTCTCCTTGGGTGTAATCGTCGCGACACTCTTCGTCGGTGTCGTTGCATCGATGCTTGCGTCGCACCAGGCCACCGCGCCGATCATCCAGCAGGCGGCCGTCGTGGCCGACGCAACCAGGAAACAAATTCGGCGCGCGCTCATCTTCCTGCTGGGCGCGACGGTCGTGCTTATCGGGATTGCCATGATTGTCCTGCCCGGTCCGGCTGTGGTGGTCATCCCGGCGGGGCTCGCGATTCTCGGAACTGAGTTTGTCTGGGCTCGGCGATTGTTTGCCAAACTTAAAGATGCATCCAAGCGTGTCACGGACTCCGTCGGGCTGACCGGCTCAAACAGTCCAAAAGCGTCGGACGATTCGCGTGAGAAAACCGGCGGATCCTGA
- a CDS encoding SDR family oxidoreductase: MNSRTILITGASSGIGRALARRFARNGSRLILVARRRERLEALADELGSSAMALSPIIEDLTSDGACERIAAQLEQQGAKIDVLVNNAGVGEYGEFASQSLPAVKAMLTLNLTSLVELTHRVLPDMLACGNGHVVNIASTAAFQPTPYFAAYGASKAFVMNFSMALWYELKNRGVSVTCICPGPVATEFFDRGGLEGQKQAFLKTGMTPERVAEAAYRAVAGRRSLVIPGWLNRLGAIAPRFAPVRLVTRATALLLKPRH; this comes from the coding sequence ATGAACTCAAGAACGATCCTGATCACTGGCGCGTCGAGCGGCATTGGCCGCGCACTGGCCCGGCGGTTTGCGCGGAATGGATCGCGACTGATTTTGGTCGCGCGCCGCCGTGAGCGATTGGAAGCGCTGGCCGATGAACTCGGTTCGTCGGCCATGGCACTTTCGCCGATCATTGAGGACCTGACTTCAGACGGGGCGTGCGAACGAATCGCCGCCCAGCTGGAGCAGCAAGGCGCGAAGATTGATGTTCTGGTGAACAATGCCGGCGTTGGCGAGTACGGTGAATTCGCATCGCAATCGCTGCCTGCCGTCAAAGCCATGCTGACGCTCAATTTGACGTCGCTGGTCGAATTGACACACCGCGTACTGCCGGACATGCTCGCATGCGGCAATGGACACGTCGTCAATATTGCCAGCACCGCGGCCTTTCAGCCGACGCCGTACTTTGCGGCATACGGCGCGTCGAAGGCATTTGTCATGAACTTTTCGATGGCGCTTTGGTACGAACTGAAGAATCGCGGAGTGAGTGTTACATGCATTTGTCCTGGGCCGGTCGCAACCGAGTTTTTTGACCGCGGCGGGCTGGAAGGTCAAAAACAGGCGTTTCTGAAGACCGGCATGACCCCGGAAAGGGTTGCCGAAGCGGCGTACCGCGCCGTAGCGGGTCGACGCTCACTTGTGATTCCGGGGTGGTTGAATCGGTTGGGCGCTATTGCGCCGCGATTCGCGCCGGTCCGGCTTGTAACGCGCGCGACAGCGCTGCTCCTGAAGCCGCGGCATTAG